Below is a window of Procambarus clarkii isolate CNS0578487 chromosome 43, FALCON_Pclarkii_2.0, whole genome shotgun sequence DNA.
agataggttaggttaggttaggtagggttggttaggttcggtcatatatctacgttaattttaactccaataaaaaaaattgacctcatacataaagaaatgggtagctttatcatttcataagaaaaaaattagaaaaaatatattaattcaggaaaacttggcttattaggcaaatcgggccttgaatagtaggccaaaaagtgagttctggctactaggtacgacatatatatatatatatatatatatatatatatatatatatatatatatatatatatatatatataatatatatatatatatatatatatatatatatatatatatatatatatacatatatatatatatatatatatatatatatatatatatatatatgtatatatatatatatatatatatatatacatatttatatatatatatatatatatatatatatatatatatataatttgacgCACATAATGTTCTCCAGACTGTGTGATATAGTTATTGCTATGATCAGGTTAGGGGTCGCTAATTGTGGCAGGTGGGAACAGGTGGACAATATCTCACTCCTGGGCTCTCCAGGTGTAATACTGCCAGCAGGAACTGGCTCATTATCTCACACACTACATTATTGAATATCCATGCAGCAGGCATTATACAACCTTCAGACCCTCTGAAGGTTGTATAATAAAGTAACTGCAGTTACTGTATCTATCCTGTGGTCTTAATTATATTATTTATCGCATGTATTTTATTTGTAATCATTTGTTTACCAGATGGGTTATCAGGCGATGAAAGGGGCTGTCTGTTTGTCTCACTCACAAACAgtctcttccctcccttcctctctctctctctctctctctctctctctctctctctctctctctctctctctctctctctctctctctctctctctctctctctctctctttctctgtctgtctctctctctctctctctctctctctctttctctgtctgtctctctctctctctctctctctctctctctctttctctgtctgtctctctctctctctctctctctctctctctctctctctctctctctctctctctctttctccaagtctctttctctctctctcagaacaaccaGTCGTATGTAAGCATTCACTGCTCCACACAGAGTTGTTCATCATATTATTGCTATTAAGACAATAAGACCACTTCACACAGTCGATACTATATTAACGAAGACCACCACACGTCTCGTTAACGTTAGTCCAGATAGTCTAAGGGAAAATATGACGTCAAAGTTTATTCATCCTTTAAAAAGAAATTATTATgatttaatttgtttttaattttagcCTGAGCAGTGCATCATGGTTTACAACATGGCAAGAACAAATCAGAAGCCAAGCAGAGTGCTATAGCAAGATTCGTCGTGGAGGTAGCTTTGACACCGAGTCATGAAGCCTGCTTTTCAATGATGTCAAATGTAATCCgcccatgttgggcacgtacccatcatcaattaccgtgaaaaagtggaCGAAGCTAGCCCCAAGTGTCTTGCCTTCTACCTTGGACAGACTGACAGATAagaagaaagagagacagacatttTATTTTCTGTAGATAAATGTATCAGAAGAATTGTGAAAGCACAGAATTTTTGGGGAAAAAATGGTACATTATTCCAGACGTGTGTTTACATGTCGCTCTATGACTAATCCTCCAACAAGATGGAGATCTTTAGTATCACATAAACAGCTCTTGACACAAACTACCTAACCCATCATGTAGTTTATGATAGCTGTATAAGCAAGCATGTTTTTAAGTACGTTAATACAAAAAAACAGAAGAATAAGTATTCAGAAAACAGAATTTTATAGAGGAGATGCGCGGCATGAGTAGCATCAAGGAGAAGGAAATATTGTTAAAGCGACTCCTCGTGTTATCTGGGAGGCTGTGAAGGGCAGCAGAGATGTATGAGCTATGTTCAATGAGGCGATGTTGAACACTTCTCACGGATAtgtccactggtgtgtgtgtgtgtgtgtgtgtgtgtgtgggtgtactcatcTATACTCActtgtttgtgcttgcgggggttgagctctggctctttagtcccgcctctcaactgacaatcaactggtgtacagactcctgagcctattgggctctgtcaaatctacatttgatattgtgtatggagtcagcctccaccacatcactgcctaatgcattccatttactaactactctgacactgaaatggacactgtgtgtgtgtgcgtgtgtgtgcgtgtgtatgtgtgtgtgtgtgtgtgtgtgtgtgtgtgtgtgtgtgtgtgtgtgtgtgtgtgtgtgtgtgtgtgtgtgtgtgtgtatgtgtgtgtgtgtgtgtgtgtgtgtgtgtgtgtgtgtgtgtggtccgtgAATATATACACCACTCATGAGAGAATCGGCTTTGTAGGACAGCCAGGGTTATTCAAAGTGTAGGAGGatgaaaacaaaaatatattcagtTTTATTTCCTAGGAAAGCAGATAAGACTTCCTCTAAGACTCCACTCAGATAAGATTCCCTGAGCAAGACTTCCTCAGCCAGACTCCCTCTGGCTGAGGAATGCACTGCGGGCAAGTTCAGACCAAGATTCTGAAATTTATCTGTGGTCTGAAATATCCAGTTCGACAATATCGGGATAATCAATTAAGATATCATCTTGGCCGGCGGTCAGAACATCTTGCGAGTCAGCACCATCGAATTTGTCAGTGAACAGTTGCCTGTTGATACGTTCCCACGTGTATTAACACGACATATGGTGATTCAGGTTACCGTATGTCACGGGGAACGGCTGTGTTACGGTCCTCGACGTTGAGACAGTTGTAAGTCTGCAGTCCTGTCTGTTAAACCTGTCTCGCATTTCAGGTGAAAAATCAGTGTTAAATAGTCTTGTGAAAGTTATACACGAAGGACGTATTAACTGTGAACGTCTGAGACATTTGATGACGCTAGCCGTCAGTTATGTTAATATGGTAAATAGTGTTCATCACCTGGTTAATCCAGTGATGAGTCAACCAGTGTCCGGGATAATCATTGTTCAATGTCCAGACTAATCATTGTATAATGTCCAGACTAATCATTGTATAATGTCCAGACTAATCATTGTATAATGTCCAGACTAATCATTGTATAATGTCCAGACTAATCATTGTATAATGTCCAGACTAATCATTGTATAATGTCCAGACTAATCATTGTATAATGTCCAGACTAATCTTTGTATAATGTCCAGACTAATCATTGTATAATGTCCAGACTAATCTTTGTATAATGTCCAGACTAATCATTGTATAATGTCCAGACTAATCATTGTATAATGTCCAGACTAATCTTTGTATAATGTCCAGACTAATCATTGTATAATGTCCAGACTAATCATTGTATAATGTCCAGACTAATCATTGTATAATGTCCCGGCTAATCGCTGTACTTCAACTCTGTACAAGAGTGCACAGTTTGCTACACGAGTAACTAATTGTTCTCCATACCTGATTATGTTGGCACAAACAACAGAAGCGTTGATTGAGGATTGCTATCAACATATGTGGTAGAAAAAAACACAGGAGAGGTATGGAGGTGTTGAGCACAGATGTTGGCATGCTCTCTGGACACAGATCAGTCACAGAAATACCAGAAATAATTTCGTCAATGTTAGTGTTGCAAATATGTGTTATGGGTTAGACGTATATAGAAGCGGTTGAAGAAAACATGAACTTTAACATACAATAAAATCATGGCAAagtgatggggttctggggtgcCCAGAGAGGAGTCTTCAACCCCATTCATTGTTCTAGTACCATTGTCTAATGAATATTTCCAATTATGGGAGTTTGGAGTTGAAACACGATTGTACAAGCTCATCCAAGCGTGACCATCTAGGTGACTATAAGTCTACCTTTAAGTCCTATAAGTCTATAATCTACCTATAAGTCTATATCCTATAAGTCTATATCTACCTATAAGTCTACTAATCCCCCtacaacagacagacagacgacatTAGAATGCGAAAGAGGGAATATGTTCCAGACATAAAAAATACTCATTGATATCGATCAAACAGAAAACAGATGCTTTTGCAGAGAAATAACGTAACATATTATCATACATGAAATGATTGTGAGGAAAATATTCTTAATTTTAATGGTAGTAAGCAAGAGGAACGAACCAGTCAGGGAAAAAGTCAAGGCTGCCTCCAGCCATAAATCCATAAATTGACAACTAGAAATAAGAAAaagcacggtgggggggggggggggctagggatAGAGAGATAACGTGTCAAATGACTAACAGCTGGCAGAGTCCCAAGAGCTCAAGCCAAGAGCTGAAGTCCTTTAAATACTGATAGGTATGTACTGCTTGATAACACATATTTATGCACATAAGTAGCAGGTTCAGATAATATTTCCTGTCTTCCAACAAGGTTTAAAAGTTCGTCATGATCACATCACTGAAGTGtctcacgcacactcacacacacacacacacacacacacacacacacacacacacacacacacacacacacacacacacacacacgcactcacacacacacatacacacacacacacacacacacacacacacacacacacataatgggggcctcgtagcctggtatgggggcctcgtagcctggtggatagcgcgcaggactcgtaattctgtggcgcgggttcgattcccgcacgaggcagaaacaaatgggcaaagtttctttcaccctaagtgcccctgttacctagcagtaaataggtacctgggagttagtcagctgtcacgggctgcttcctggggtgtgtgtgtgtgtgtgtggtgtggagaaaaaaaaaaaaaaaaaagtagttagtaaacagttgattgacagttgagaggcgggccgaaagagcaaagctcaacccccgcaaaaacacaactagtaaacacacacacgcacttacacacacacacacactccgcaaAATCCACAACCCCCGTGTACCCTTCAGCatctacacactcacacacacacacacacacgcagcccaCAGCATCCACACAGAACTACacgacaacacacacactccctacTAAAATACCCACACTGCAATATCCACGTCAGAATACGGCCCTCCACCCGAGTTCTATCTGGCTTCATCCTGGCCAGGAATAGCTCACCATCTTCCGGGACCCAACATATCTGTTCCTGGTACATGCCGGCTGCATGCATGACACGCTGATTGAGCGGCGCCTCACAGCAAAgtgtgaaggacaagaactacctCAAAGTCTACGGACCTACCAACCCACGTTTTACTATCAATGATTCAGTCGTTTCCACACTTCATAGGAGCGTCGGAGAGTAGTTTTAAATCATTCAATCCAGCAAGACATCACAAGGGTTCGGCTTCCTTTCAACACTATCAGGTAAACTGGTTTAAATTAACCCGGGTTTGGTTCAACCAGATCTCATTCGCCTGAACTGGACTCGAATAGGTACTCGTCAATTGAACCTGGGTACATTTCATCAGAACCCGGACACACTTCAACTTTACATGGATTTCCTTCAACAGGACTTGAGTTTTCTTACACAGGACCTTGGTGTGCTTCAAAATGATCCGGATCAGTTGCAATTGCTATAAAAACCTGAACCTACACAATAAGGTGGGTGGTACACTGCAACATGAAGCTAGTTCTTAGAAGCTAGAAGTTAGAAGCTAGTTCAAGAAAAAAGCTAGTTCAAGAAAAAAGCTAGTTCAAGAAAAAAGCTAGTTCACTGCAACAAGAATCAAACTCCTTGCAACAGGAATCAAGCACCTTGCAACATAAAGCAAGCACCTTTCAACATGAAGCAAGTACACTGCCTGAGCAAGGAAGCAGGCTGCAACAAGACTGAGAACTGAAGACTGAGAGTTACTGCAGCTCTGCAACAGTGACAGGACCATTATCGTCTGTGTGTAAGGAGACACCAGTCCAAAGCTGTACTATTTTTTGGTCAACTTTGGAAaaagtctgtctgtctgcctgaatAAACTGTCCTACGTAATTAAACATTTTGTGCATTGCATATTATGCCTCTTATTTACCAGCGAAACATAATGCCAAATATCTTCACTTGTCATGATTGTTAAGACACAGGTTGATAAACATACGGGCCTAaggtaattattaggagaaagcactaagcccttacgactatatagctcaaTCGAGCCTTTAGAATCAATGATTATCTAAGAAGTTGCAGTGTTCTGGGATATTGGTTTGATGATAGTTTCTTAAACAATGTTCACACTGGCTCGTACTGAAAAGGAAAGTGGCTCACAGATCTCTCCCGCTAAATTACCTACCTCTTTGTATATGCTATAGTGAAGCCAGGACAATGACATGTTGGTTACAGTTTCCAGATCAACGACATTTTGACTCCTTTATTCAGAATCGTGTTATGTTAATTCCTAAATGTATTCTGAACCTGCACTGTAAATACATAGTTTGTCCTGGGAAcctaaaaaaaatccacttgtgGCGCACATGACTGGATTAACAAGCCAATCAGGAAGAGCAAATAACCACCAAGACCGTGAATGAACTTCCAGGTAGCAGCAGAGAAAGAAATTATTCTTCACCGAGTGCCGATGAGGAACCACTTTTGCGAAGGCGCTGTGCACAGAGACGGGTGTAGAGTGAATACTGTGAAGGGAAGGACGAGGTTATCAGTTCCCGGAGCTCTGTGCAACCACAAGACGGCCGGGACGTCTATGTTGAGCAACGGCGTTGATGGCACTGAGGAACTATTGGTGCAATCCAATTAGCCTAGTGAAAGGGATTGTGTCTTACAGAACATCTCAAGGGAGCCGTCTCTGGTAGCCTCCACTCTGCTACACGTGGAGGCTACACCACTCGTAGCCTCCACTCCGCTACACGTGGAGGCTACACCACTGGAAGCCTCCACTCTGCTACACGTGGAGGCTACACCACTCGTAGCCCCCACTCCGCTACACGTGGAGGCTACACCACTGGTAGCCTCCACTCTGCCACACGTGGAGGCTACACCACTCGTAGCCTCCACTCCGCTACACGTAGAGGCTACACCACTGGTAGCCTCCACTCTGCTACACGTGGAGGCTACACCACTCGTAGCCTCCACTCCGCTACACGTGGAGGCTACACCACTGGTAGCCTCCACTCCGCTACACGTGGAGGCTACACCACTGGCAGCCTCCACTCTGCTACACGTGGAGGCTACACAACTCGAAGCCTCCACTCCGCTACACGTAGAGGCTACACCACTGGTAGCCTCCACTCTGCTACACGTGGAGGCTACACCACTGGCAGCCTCCACTCTGCTACACGTGGGGGCTACACCACTGGAAGCCTCCACTCCGCTACACGTCGAGGCTACATCACTGGAAGCCTCCACTCCGCTACACGTGGAGGCTACACCACTGGAAGCCTCCACTCCGCTACACGTGGAGGCTACACCACTGGAAGCCTCCACTCCGCTACACGTCGAGGCTACACCACTGGAAGCCTCCACTCCGCTACACGTCGAGGCTACACCACTGGAAGCCTCCACTCCGCTACACGTGGAGGCTACACCACTGGAAGCCTTCACTCCGCTACACGTGGAGGCTACACCACTGGAAGCCTCCACTCCGCTACACGTGGAGGCTACACCACTGGTAGCCTCCACTCCGCTACACGTGGAGGCTACACCACTGGCAGCCTCCACTCTGCTACACGTGGAGGCTACACAACTGGAAGCCTCCACTCCGCTACACGTAGAGGCTACACCACTGGTAGCCTCCACTCTGCTACACGTGGAGGCTACACCACTGGCAGCCTCCACTCTGCTACACGTTGGGGCTACACCACTGGAAGCCTCCACTCCGCTACACGTCGAGGCTACACCACTGGAAGCCTCCACTCCGCTACACGTGGAGGCTACACCACTGGAAGCCTCCACTCCGCTACCTGTCGAGGCTACACCACTGGAAGCGGAAGCCTCCACTCCGCTACACGTCGAGGCTACACCACTGGAAGCCTCCACTCCGCTACACGTGGAGGCTACACCACTGGAAGCCTTCACTCCGCTACACGTGGAGGCTACACCACTGGAAGCCTCCACTCCGCTACACGTGGAGGCTACACCACTGGAAGCCTCCACTCCGCTACACGTGGAGGCTACACCACTGGAAGCCTCCACTCCGCTACACGTGGAGGCTACACCACTGGCAGCCTCCACTCCGCTACACGTGGAGGCTACACCACTGGAAGCCTCCACTCCGCTACACGTGGAGGCTACACCACTGGCAGCCTCCACTCTGCTACACGTGGAGGCTACATCACTGGAAGCCTCCACTCCGCTACACGTGGAGGCTACACCACTGGCAGCCTCCACTCCGCTACACGTGGAGGCTACACCACTGGCAGCCTCCACTCCGCTACACGTGGAGGCTACACCACTGGAAGCCTCCACTTCTCTACACGTGGAGGCACGTTGCCGTGTAAGACCAAATTACCTGAGCCGATAAAAGGTTAGTTAACTAAACGTTCTTATGGCTGTAATATTTAGCTACATAACAACCTTTAAGGCACCTTTTTGGTCACTGATAATGCATAAATAAACGTAAGTATTATAGTGATTATAAATTTTTAATTAACTCGTAACATTTTTAACGTATTCGtcgtaaaataaaatattacaagctactgttCCACGTGAACGCTCCTTGCCCAGAGGTTATGTGTGTAATTTTTACACACATTAGTTACATAATTTTTACACACATTAGTTACATAATTTACCGGGTTATTCCGGCTTTAACAACGTTATTTCCAATATATTCAACCTGTCATATTCAAGGTAATTGCTTCTGAAACTGTATTAATATATTCAGGAACTCACCTGAGCAATTTCGGTTTCCTATTTCAGTAGTTTTCCGTCAGCTAAAACACGTGGAGGGATTTTAGGGAGGAAGTTATTGTTattaaactaaattaaaaatGGAGATAAAATTAAGCCCTAAATGtgactacaaaaaaaaaaattgaaatattCATTACTAAATCATTCTGGTCGTTTCATTGTAGCAGAATATGATGGAATATTGACCATTGTCTACTCAGGCGTATAGTACAAAATATTGTCCCATTATCTACTTAAAGGTAAGAGAGTATATTGTCCCAATGGGCTATATTAAATTTGTGTACCGAAATACGATAGACTATTTGTCAACTGTGTCAATGAATGCGTGTCATTAAATGCTTACTTAACAAATGTTCGGTATTTGTTTCTTGGAGCATACAGACAAGGAAACTTTAAGAACCCTGTACACGCAACCTACGTGAGACCGAGCCTCGAGTATGCATGCGGCTTCCCTTAACGTCCGAAAATAAAATTAGAAAACAAATATCAAGAGATAGATTTTAAAAAATCGTGAAGGAGTTTGCTCGCTCGTAACGAACGACTGGGAGAACTTAACCCAAATACTTTTAATGAACGATAGGACACGAGGAGATATGATAACAACGTACATAATATTAAGTGGAACTGGCAGAGTGTACAGTGAGACATAGAAGGAGATAAGGATGAAGTAGAGAGGTAGTTGGGCGAACATATGTTTGGAAGATCATCTCTGGCGAACGAGACGCATATAAATGGATAAAGTTACGGAAAAGTGATCGTAGAGGCAAATTCAAAGTTGTGGCTTAGTaggtataacacacacacacacacacacacacacacacacacacactctcacacacacacacacacacacacacacacacacacacacacacacacacacacacacacacacacactcaatcatAAAATTCAGGAGATATTCAGCCTGAACAAAAGAGGTCCAGTAGGCAATACTGGACCACTATCCTCCGCCAAGTTTATAGCCATAAACGccttgttatggtggtagttagaGGTAACGCACCATAAAGGGAGGAGGCGGGGGCGCAGGAGCGCATGAGTGCCGCAGCATGGCAGGAGGAGGATAATCTGCAAGCACAATACCAGTTTTATGACGCCTCTGGTAATGAGAAAAGTTTGGCACGCAAACCTTACAGTAAACATCGCAGTGACGTTGGTAACCCCTCTcctggggagaggtgagagagagagagagagagagagagagagagagagagagagagagagagagagagagagag
It encodes the following:
- the LOC123755612 gene encoding mucin-17-like → MKVYSLSSASWFTTWQEQIRSQAECYSKIRRGGEKSVLNSLVKVIHEGRINCERLRHLMTLAVSYVNMNISREPSLVASTLLHVEATPLVASTPLHVEATPLEASTLLHVEATPLVAPTPLHVEATPLVASTLPHVEATPLVASTPLHVEATPLVASTLLHVEATPLVASTPLHVEATPLVASTPLHVEATPLAASTLLHVEATQLEASTPLHVEATPLVASTLLHVEATPLAASTLLHVGATPLEASTPLHVEATSLEASTPLHVEATPLEASTPLHVEATPLEASTPLHVEATPLEASTPLHVEATPLEASTPLHVEATPLEAFTPLHVEATPLEASTPLHVEATPLVASTPLHVEATPLAASTLLHVEATQLEASTPLHVEATPLVASTLLHVEATPLAASTLLHVGATPLEASTPLHVEATPLEASTPLHVEATPLEASTPLPVEATPLEAEASTPLHVEATPLEASTPLHVEATPLEAFTPLHVEATPLEASTPLHVEATPLEASTPLHVEATPLEASTPLHVEATPLAASTPLHVEATPLEASTPLHVEATPLAASTLLHVEATSLEASTPLHVEATPLAASTPLHVEATPLAASTPLHVEATPLEASTSLHVEARCRVRPNYLSR